One segment of Oreochromis niloticus isolate F11D_XX linkage group LG8, O_niloticus_UMD_NMBU, whole genome shotgun sequence DNA contains the following:
- the fads6 gene encoding fatty acid desaturase 6 — protein sequence MQSVPDERRDERERGRGGDEEMLIKKRGDPKIKNGGAGAEEVEKESLMMELTRLVQKVVKESSWWERRGVDCSILAAAFLCLPPAFLLLGSSRLLGFSAGVLLMGVAHAVITVKGTHLASHGALSESQAWGRIWAVFFIEICGSFSARAGIQGHIKMHHAHTNVIGLGDSSVWKVPFLPRIIYLFIAPLAVPIITPLVALAQLKGHSLAHILRTVLMVTLGLYSQYWLLINVSGFTSPYRALLCMLVCRAMFSVPYIHVNIFQHIGLPMFSPTRRPKRIHQMTHGVLNLPRNPLLDWIFGHSLINCHVEHHLFPFLSDNMCLKVKPVVSKYLTEKQLPYQEDTYLSRLHLFFHKYQELMVFAPPITELVGVQ from the exons ATGCAGAGCGTACCAGACGAGCGGAGGGATGAGAGGGAAAGAGGACGAGGAGGTGATGAGGAGATGTTAATCAAGAAGAGAGGGGACCCAAAGATAAAGAATGGAGGCGCAGGAGCTGAAGAGGTGGAGAAGGAGTCTCTCATGATGGAGCTGACGAGGCTGGTTCAGAAGGTGGTGAAGGAGAGCAGCTGGTGGGAGAGGAGGGGGGTCGATTGCAGTATCCTGGCAGCAGCGTTCCTCTGCCTGCCACCTG CCTTCCTGCTGCTGGGCTCCTCGAGGCTTCTGGGGTTTTCTGCAGGCGTGCTGCTGATGGGCGTGGCTCACGCTGTCATCACCGTCAAGGGGACACATCTGGCCAGCCACGGGGCGCTGAGCGAGTCGCAGGCCTGGGGAAGGATCTGGGCCGTCTTTTTCATCGAG ATCTGTGGCTCATTCTCAGCCCGAGCCGGCATTCAGGGCCACATTAAGATGCATCACGCTCACACTAATGTCATTGGATTGGGTGACTCCAGCGTGTGGAAGGTGCCCTTCCTGCCTCGCATCATCTACCTGTTCATAGCCCCCCTGGCCGTGCCCATCATCACTCCGCTTGTTGCGCTCG CTCAGCTCAAAGGACACTCTTTGGCCCACATCCTTAGGACCGTCCTGATGGTAACCCTGGGCCTGTATTCACAGTACTGGCTGCTCATTAATGTCTCTGGGTTCACGTCACCTTACCGGGCCTTGCTGTGTATGCTCGTGTGCAGGGCGATGTTCTCCGTGCCGTATATCCACGTCAACATCTTCCAG CATATCGGTCTGCCGATGTTTTCTCCAACTCGCCGACCAAAGAGGATTCACCAGATGACCCACGGAGTCCTGAACCTGCCGCGAAACCCTCTGCTGGACTGGATCTTTGGACACTCGCTAATCAACTGTCACGTGGAGCACCATCTCTTCCCCTTCCTGTCAGACAACATGTGTTTAAAG GTAAAACCTGTTGTGTCCAAATACCTGACCGAAAAGCAGCTTCCATATCAGGAGGACACCTACTTGTCCCGCCTGCACCTGTTCTTCCACAAATACCAGGAACTGATGGTGTTTGCCCCGCCCATCACAGAGCTGGTGGGGgtgcagtga
- the ush1gb gene encoding Usher syndrome type-1G protein homolog isoform X2: MGRLPRQPGGAPAHREQRDPAVWEEGKQEEEESLQQINTGHRSSCRRGDPDKCDIWGNTPLHLAAANGHHNCLSFLVAFGANVWCLDNDYHTPLDMAATKGHMDCVRYLDSIAAKQITINPKLVSKLKDRAFRAAERRIKECAKLQKKHHERMSRKFMKESAALDNLDAISFSSYTSSSTLSRKFNTVTSNMPYSQATLHSTAKGKAKIQKKLEKKKQVDGTFKIYEDGRKSVRSLSGLQLGNDVMFLKQGTYTNPRERSRLNIRDMFPRDIDDDADTISRATSDPGLHEAAYSEISADSGRDSLFTRPGLGTMVFRRNYMSGGMFGIGVEESVAGSEPVGRAPNVRLRGKLPRRSPSFDEDSIGSALSLQERNLQELPWEETELGLDEDMEPENNPLETFLASQSLSEFMPIFRREKIDLEALLLCSDTDLTSIHIPLGPRKKLLDACKRRLDTLDEPEAIEDTEL, from the exons ATGGGCCGCTTACCACGGCAACCTGGAGGCGCTCCGGCTCATCGTGAGCAGAGG GACCCGGCCGTGTGGGAGGAGGGAaaacaggaagaggaggagagttTACAGCAGATTAACACGGGTCACcgcagcagctgcaggag AGGTGACCCGGACAAATGCGACATTTGGGGGAACACGCCGCTCCACCTGGCAGCTGCCAACGGCCACCACAACTGCCTGTCCTTCCTGGTGGCTTTCGGTGCCAACGTCTGGTGTCTCGACAATGACTACCACACACCGCTGGACATGGCTGCCACCAAGGGCCACATGGACTGCGTTCGCTACCTGGACTCCATCGCCGCCAAGCAGATTACCATCAATCCAAAACTGGTCAGCAAGCTCAAGGATCGGGCATTTCGTGCCGCGGAGCGCCGGATCAAAGAGTGCGCAAAGCTGCAGAAGAAACACCATGAACGCATGTCAAGGAAGTTCATGAAGGAGTCTGCGGCCTTAGACAACTTGGACGCTATTAGCTTTTCTAGctacaccagcagcagcactcTGAGCCGCAAGTTCAACACTGTCACCTCCAACATGCCATACTCACAG GCCACCCTGCATTCGACAGCCAAGGGCAAGGCCAAGATACAGAAGAAGCTCGAGAAAAAGAAGCAGGTTGACGGTACGTTCAAGATCTACGAGGATGGGAGGAAAAGCGTGCGCTCGCTGTCTGGCCTGCAGCTCGGCAATGACGTGATGTTCCTCAAACAAGGCACCTACACCAACCCCAGAGAGCGGTCGCGGCTCAACATCCGTGATATGTTTCCCCGTGACATTGACGACGATGCTGACACCATCTCCCGTGCCACGAGTGACCCGGGCCTCCACGAGGCGGCTTATTCCGAGATCAGCGCAGACTCCGGGCGTGATTCGCTGTTCACTCGGCCCGGGCTTGGGACCATGGTTTTCAGGAGGAACTATATGAGCGGAGGCATGTTTGGAATTGGGGTAGAGGAGAGCGTTGCAGGGAGTGAACCTGTGGGGAGAGCGCCTAACGTCCGACTGCGAGGAAAACTGCCTCGACGCTCGCCCAGCTTCGATGAGGATAGTATTGGCAGCGCTTTGAGCCTGCAAGAAAGAAACCTGCAGGAGCTGCCCTGGGAGGAGACTGAGCTCGGGCTGGATGAGGACATGGAGCCAGAGAACAATCCTCTGGAGACTTTCCTGGCCTCTCAGAGTCTCAGTGAGTTCATGCCCATATTCAGGAGGGAGAAGATCGACCTGGAGGCTCTGCTGCTATGCTCTGATACAGACCTCACCAGTATCCACATCCCTCTAGGGCCCAGGAAAAAACTGCTGGATGCCTGTAAGAGACGTTTGGATACTCTGGATGAACCAGAGGCCATTGAAGACACTGAGCTGTGA
- the ush1gb gene encoding Usher syndrome type-1G protein homolog isoform X1 produces the protein MNDRYHRAARDGFLDVLKEATRKDLNAPDEDGMTPTLWAAYHGNLEALRLIVSRGGDPDKCDIWGNTPLHLAAANGHHNCLSFLVAFGANVWCLDNDYHTPLDMAATKGHMDCVRYLDSIAAKQITINPKLVSKLKDRAFRAAERRIKECAKLQKKHHERMSRKFMKESAALDNLDAISFSSYTSSSTLSRKFNTVTSNMPYSQATLHSTAKGKAKIQKKLEKKKQVDGTFKIYEDGRKSVRSLSGLQLGNDVMFLKQGTYTNPRERSRLNIRDMFPRDIDDDADTISRATSDPGLHEAAYSEISADSGRDSLFTRPGLGTMVFRRNYMSGGMFGIGVEESVAGSEPVGRAPNVRLRGKLPRRSPSFDEDSIGSALSLQERNLQELPWEETELGLDEDMEPENNPLETFLASQSLSEFMPIFRREKIDLEALLLCSDTDLTSIHIPLGPRKKLLDACKRRLDTLDEPEAIEDTEL, from the exons ATGAACGACCGGTATCACCGGGCGGCCCGGGACGGCTTCCTGGACGTGCTGAAGGAGGCCACACGGAAGGATCTAAACGCCCCGGATGAGGATGGGATGACACCGACCTTATGGGCCGCTTACCACGGCAACCTGGAGGCGCTCCGGCTCATCGTGAGCAGAGG AGGTGACCCGGACAAATGCGACATTTGGGGGAACACGCCGCTCCACCTGGCAGCTGCCAACGGCCACCACAACTGCCTGTCCTTCCTGGTGGCTTTCGGTGCCAACGTCTGGTGTCTCGACAATGACTACCACACACCGCTGGACATGGCTGCCACCAAGGGCCACATGGACTGCGTTCGCTACCTGGACTCCATCGCCGCCAAGCAGATTACCATCAATCCAAAACTGGTCAGCAAGCTCAAGGATCGGGCATTTCGTGCCGCGGAGCGCCGGATCAAAGAGTGCGCAAAGCTGCAGAAGAAACACCATGAACGCATGTCAAGGAAGTTCATGAAGGAGTCTGCGGCCTTAGACAACTTGGACGCTATTAGCTTTTCTAGctacaccagcagcagcactcTGAGCCGCAAGTTCAACACTGTCACCTCCAACATGCCATACTCACAG GCCACCCTGCATTCGACAGCCAAGGGCAAGGCCAAGATACAGAAGAAGCTCGAGAAAAAGAAGCAGGTTGACGGTACGTTCAAGATCTACGAGGATGGGAGGAAAAGCGTGCGCTCGCTGTCTGGCCTGCAGCTCGGCAATGACGTGATGTTCCTCAAACAAGGCACCTACACCAACCCCAGAGAGCGGTCGCGGCTCAACATCCGTGATATGTTTCCCCGTGACATTGACGACGATGCTGACACCATCTCCCGTGCCACGAGTGACCCGGGCCTCCACGAGGCGGCTTATTCCGAGATCAGCGCAGACTCCGGGCGTGATTCGCTGTTCACTCGGCCCGGGCTTGGGACCATGGTTTTCAGGAGGAACTATATGAGCGGAGGCATGTTTGGAATTGGGGTAGAGGAGAGCGTTGCAGGGAGTGAACCTGTGGGGAGAGCGCCTAACGTCCGACTGCGAGGAAAACTGCCTCGACGCTCGCCCAGCTTCGATGAGGATAGTATTGGCAGCGCTTTGAGCCTGCAAGAAAGAAACCTGCAGGAGCTGCCCTGGGAGGAGACTGAGCTCGGGCTGGATGAGGACATGGAGCCAGAGAACAATCCTCTGGAGACTTTCCTGGCCTCTCAGAGTCTCAGTGAGTTCATGCCCATATTCAGGAGGGAGAAGATCGACCTGGAGGCTCTGCTGCTATGCTCTGATACAGACCTCACCAGTATCCACATCCCTCTAGGGCCCAGGAAAAAACTGCTGGATGCCTGTAAGAGACGTTTGGATACTCTGGATGAACCAGAGGCCATTGAAGACACTGAGCTGTGA